A stretch of Nitrospiraceae bacterium DNA encodes these proteins:
- a CDS encoding integration host factor subunit alpha, with translation MRKADIAEIITETAAIQKTDSMEMVEHVLDLIKSMLQQGEVVKIAGFGNFVVRNKGERKGRNPRTGEEIAITPRRVVTFRPSQLFKKYVNS, from the coding sequence ATGCGCAAGGCTGACATTGCCGAAATCATCACAGAGACTGCTGCTATCCAAAAAACCGACTCAATGGAAATGGTGGAGCACGTCTTGGATTTGATCAAGTCGATGCTTCAACAGGGGGAAGTCGTCAAAATTGCGGGGTTTGGAAACTTTGTTGTCCGGAACAAGGGGGAGCGGAAGGGCAGGAACCCAAGAACCGGAGAAGAAATTGCCATTACGCCCAGACGCGTGGTGACCTTCCGACCGAGCCAACTCTTTAAGAAATATGTCAATTCTTGA
- a CDS encoding FRG domain-containing protein — protein MDLTKIFMINIDGQLYEENQVRQIPCSTWDDFIQEVRKTPSIEQNEGSNLIGRWAIYRGHSSPEWKLSSRLERSIVFNGRHNNGEVVEGGLREINGQGWYVSLCTEILKKFRQNASGIPNVDITREDDELFALGRHYGLLTPLLDWTMSPYVAAFLHSSNFIKNLNLRLEFPFLLRTVLCMSGPSVYGIIWTKLEFLNLFNLIERRVQGFGHSPGYLRGSTVVNILILKLT, from the coding sequence ATGGACCTGACAAAAATTTTTATGATCAATATAGATGGGCAGCTTTATGAAGAGAACCAGGTAAGGCAGATTCCATGCTCTACTTGGGACGATTTTATACAAGAAGTCCGAAAGACTCCATCAATTGAACAGAATGAAGGATCCAATCTTATCGGTAGGTGGGCTATTTACCGTGGGCATTCCTCACCTGAATGGAAGCTATCGTCTCGTCTTGAACGATCAATTGTTTTTAATGGGAGACACAATAATGGGGAAGTTGTCGAAGGTGGGTTGAGGGAAATAAACGGTCAAGGTTGGTATGTGAGTCTGTGTACTGAGATTCTGAAAAAGTTCAGACAGAATGCATCCGGTATACCCAATGTCGATATTACTCGTGAAGATGATGAGCTATTTGCATTAGGACGACACTATGGTCTTCTGACACCATTGCTCGATTGGACAATGAGTCCGTATGTCGCTGCTTTTTTGCATTCATCGAACTTTATAAAAAACTTGAATTTAAGGCTGGAATTCCCTTTTCTTTTAAGGACGGTTTTGTGCATGTCTGGGCCCTCCGTCTATGGGATAATTTGGACGAAGCTGGAGTTTTTAAACTTGTTCAACTTAATAGAGAGAAGGGTTCAAGGCTTTGGGCACAGTCCGGGCTATTTACGAGGCTCGACAGTAGTAAACATCTTGATATTGAAGCTTACTTAA
- a CDS encoding glycosyltransferase family 2 protein, which translates to MSLHPPRHWISVVIPIKDERENIPLLASQLLKFFESRPESGSAAFELVFVDDGSLDGSGPLLDELSKQFPAIRVIHLDRNHGQTAAFDAGFREARGELVATMDGDLQYDPNDFAKLLPFVERYDLVCGRRQARHDNLVRRWSSKIANQVRNWAVHDGISDTGCSLKVFKQAVVKRLPPFKNMHRFFPALAQMYGFTVTEIPVQHFPRAHGTSKYGIGNRLFAGLYDLFAVRWMQKRCLNYTLKGSHPEKSEP; encoded by the coding sequence ATGAGTCTCCACCCGCCGCGCCATTGGATTTCCGTTGTTATTCCTATTAAAGATGAGCGGGAGAACATCCCGCTATTAGCGAGCCAATTGCTCAAGTTTTTTGAGTCAAGGCCTGAAAGTGGCTCCGCGGCATTTGAACTGGTCTTTGTGGACGATGGAAGTTTGGACGGGAGTGGGCCCTTGCTGGATGAGTTATCCAAACAGTTTCCTGCAATACGGGTGATTCATTTAGACCGGAATCACGGGCAAACGGCGGCATTCGATGCGGGCTTTCGGGAGGCGAGAGGAGAACTCGTTGCCACCATGGACGGTGATCTGCAGTATGATCCGAATGACTTTGCCAAACTCCTTCCCTTTGTGGAACGGTATGATTTAGTGTGTGGGCGACGGCAAGCCAGACATGACAATCTGGTCCGTCGATGGTCGTCAAAAATTGCCAACCAGGTTCGTAATTGGGCTGTGCATGACGGCATTTCAGATACCGGCTGTTCCTTGAAGGTCTTTAAGCAGGCTGTGGTCAAACGACTTCCTCCATTTAAAAACATGCACCGGTTTTTTCCGGCGCTGGCCCAAATGTATGGGTTTACGGTGACTGAAATCCCCGTTCAGCATTTTCCAAGAGCCCATGGGACATCCAAATACGGAATTGGCAACAGGCTTTTTGCCGGTCTGTATGATCTTTTCGCTGTCAGATGGATGCAAAAACGCTGTTTGAACTACACCCTGAAGGGTAGCCATCCCGAGAAATCCGAACCGTAG
- a CDS encoding aspartate kinase, with protein sequence MALYIQKFGGTSVGSLERIQNVARLIQHTYREGHQLVVVLSAMSGETDRLMKMAKTLSIDPDDRELDVLLSSGERVTIALMAMTLKSLGIKAQSFTGRQVGIVTDSTHTKARVSRVDTDRVLGALRDGIVPIVAGFQGINAASDVTTLGRGGSDLTAVVLAAALKADTCFIYTDVDGVYTADPNIVPGARRLDKISYEEMLELASLGAKVLQSRSVELAAKYQVPVEVRSSFQDGPGTCVVKEDVDMEQVLVSGVTGDRNQAKVTVVGVPDHPGIAATLFCSIADAAINVDMIIQNVSQDSLTDISFTVPRADLPRGMSLIRDIAKSVEARTVEVNESIAKVSLVGVGMRSHSGVAARMFQTLSREGINIMMISTSEIKISCVVEEKYMELAVRALHQEFELEVPPGSRKA encoded by the coding sequence ATGGCACTGTATATTCAGAAATTCGGCGGGACATCAGTGGGGAGCCTGGAACGGATCCAAAACGTGGCTCGGCTTATTCAACACACTTACCGGGAGGGGCATCAACTGGTGGTCGTATTGTCCGCGATGAGCGGGGAAACGGATCGCCTCATGAAAATGGCCAAGACCTTGAGCATTGATCCGGATGATCGGGAGCTGGATGTGCTCCTTTCTTCTGGAGAACGGGTCACGATTGCCCTGATGGCGATGACCCTCAAAAGTCTTGGGATCAAGGCGCAATCCTTTACGGGACGCCAGGTTGGGATTGTGACCGATAGCACGCATACCAAAGCCCGAGTCTCCCGTGTTGATACGGACCGGGTGCTGGGAGCCTTGCGTGACGGGATTGTTCCCATCGTAGCCGGGTTTCAAGGTATCAACGCCGCATCCGATGTCACCACGTTAGGGCGCGGCGGCTCTGATTTGACGGCAGTGGTCTTGGCGGCGGCGCTCAAGGCCGACACCTGCTTTATTTATACCGATGTAGATGGGGTGTACACGGCCGATCCCAATATTGTGCCAGGCGCGAGACGATTGGATAAAATCTCCTATGAAGAAATGTTAGAGTTAGCGAGTCTGGGGGCAAAGGTCCTACAATCCCGTTCGGTGGAGTTAGCGGCGAAATATCAGGTCCCTGTGGAAGTGCGATCCAGTTTTCAAGATGGGCCTGGAACCTGCGTGGTCAAAGAGGATGTCGATATGGAACAAGTCTTAGTCTCTGGAGTCACGGGCGATCGGAATCAAGCCAAGGTCACGGTGGTCGGGGTTCCGGATCACCCTGGAATTGCGGCCACGTTGTTCTGCTCTATTGCCGACGCCGCCATTAATGTGGATATGATTATTCAAAATGTGAGTCAGGATTCCCTGACCGATATTTCCTTTACCGTGCCGAGAGCCGACCTTCCTCGAGGCATGAGCCTCATCAGAGACATTGCCAAATCAGTGGAAGCGCGGACGGTGGAGGTGAACGAATCCATTGCCAAAGTTTCGTTGGTGGGAGTAGGCATGCGTTCGCATTCCGGGGTCGCAGCCAGAATGTTTCAGACCCTCTCACGTGAGGGCATTAATATCATGATGATCAGTACCTCGGAGATAAAAATCTCTTGTGTGGTGGAAGAAAAATATATGGAGTTGGCGGTTCGGGCCTTGCACCAGGAGTTTGAATTAGAAGTTCCTCCGGGGAGCAGAAAGGCCTAG
- a CDS encoding lipid-A-disaccharide synthase N-terminal domain-containing protein, with product MFESFTQSFLAMSFEELLWIGFGFLGQGIFFSRWLVQWVVSERNEESQIPMSFWYMSLVGSVIVLTYAIHIADLVFMAGQSVGTVVYVRNIMLLHQANKRVMSG from the coding sequence ATGTTCGAATCCTTCACGCAGTCTTTTCTGGCCATGTCGTTTGAGGAACTCCTCTGGATCGGCTTTGGTTTTTTGGGGCAAGGTATTTTTTTCTCACGATGGTTGGTGCAATGGGTGGTGTCGGAACGCAACGAGGAAAGCCAAATTCCCATGTCGTTCTGGTACATGAGCCTGGTTGGGAGTGTGATTGTGCTGACCTATGCCATCCACATCGCCGATCTGGTATTCATGGCAGGCCAAAGCGTTGGAACCGTGGTGTATGTCCGCAATATCATGCTGCTCCATCAGGCCAATAAGCGAGTCATGAGTGGATAG
- a CDS encoding glycosyltransferase family 39 protein produces the protein MLLLAAWLLGIDGGWFFGPDLGALGLTDRDEGSNAEAAREMLETGDWISPTLNYEPRYAKPAFVYWLISGSYSLFGINEFAARLPSALSGLCLLLLQYVFVRKWAGPTVALFASCILLLNLEFLGINRMVLTDPELVVFTTLAGYSFWHALHQEQTRRWLFAVFYLAMGCGMLVKGPVGLIIPLVGVIPYLTLTRQWGTFWRRGFPLLGILLVAAVAAPWYVMMFQIHGEAYWAAAQANTTGRFMNPMEGHGGTLLFYVPVLLVGFFPWSAFLPFVVYQTFKGWKAFWQGQGPITQEQHLECFLSLWVVGLLLFFTFSATRLPHYIYPLFPAAALLVAQWWKRFLTEESPGGLTASTRVLIGVGYLLGIAMMFVPAVFQLFMKQIAKEFPAAIQVDLAWLPSLVGLVMVLGTMLMRQCMRSDTKRHLAFGVGCGMMLIFTLLIARGGLSIYQQYFIGPPQELAVIAGYNLGPDDRLIQFGRKRPSLSFYAKRKVYFLGVNDEELSQHLAAPGRKMAIIQTQLRGQLPEAMAHWIVVLDHGGFSLLTSEPLL, from the coding sequence GTGCTGCTCCTGGCTGCCTGGCTATTGGGCATAGATGGTGGATGGTTCTTTGGCCCGGATCTGGGCGCGCTGGGGCTGACGGATCGTGATGAGGGGAGTAATGCCGAAGCGGCCCGGGAAATGCTGGAGACCGGTGACTGGATTTCCCCCACTCTCAACTATGAACCGCGCTATGCCAAGCCGGCTTTTGTGTATTGGCTCATCAGCGGGTCCTATTCCCTGTTTGGCATCAATGAATTCGCCGCGCGGTTGCCTTCGGCTTTGTCCGGTCTCTGCCTGCTGTTGCTCCAATACGTGTTTGTACGAAAGTGGGCTGGTCCTACGGTGGCCCTTTTCGCTTCCTGCATATTGCTCCTGAATTTGGAGTTTTTGGGCATCAACCGGATGGTGCTGACCGATCCTGAACTGGTCGTGTTCACCACATTGGCCGGATATAGTTTTTGGCACGCACTTCACCAGGAACAGACCAGGCGATGGCTTTTCGCCGTCTTTTATCTGGCCATGGGGTGTGGCATGTTGGTCAAGGGGCCCGTGGGCCTCATCATTCCGCTGGTGGGTGTAATCCCCTATCTCACCCTCACGCGCCAATGGGGAACCTTCTGGCGACGGGGCTTTCCCCTTCTCGGAATCCTTTTGGTCGCCGCTGTCGCGGCTCCCTGGTATGTGATGATGTTTCAAATACACGGGGAAGCCTATTGGGCCGCAGCGCAGGCCAATACCACCGGCCGGTTCATGAATCCCATGGAAGGCCATGGTGGGACGCTCTTGTTTTATGTGCCGGTGTTATTGGTTGGATTTTTCCCATGGAGCGCCTTTCTCCCTTTCGTGGTGTATCAGACGTTCAAGGGCTGGAAAGCGTTCTGGCAGGGACAGGGTCCTATCACGCAAGAGCAACATTTGGAGTGTTTCCTGAGCCTCTGGGTGGTGGGATTGTTGCTGTTCTTTACCTTCTCGGCCACGCGTCTGCCTCATTACATTTATCCTCTGTTTCCGGCCGCAGCCTTGCTGGTCGCCCAGTGGTGGAAGCGTTTCTTGACAGAAGAAAGTCCAGGTGGACTGACCGCATCCACTCGTGTCCTCATTGGGGTGGGATACCTCCTGGGCATTGCGATGATGTTTGTGCCGGCGGTCTTTCAGTTGTTCATGAAGCAAATTGCCAAAGAATTTCCGGCTGCGATCCAGGTGGATCTGGCGTGGCTCCCCTCGCTGGTCGGGCTCGTCATGGTCCTAGGAACCATGCTCATGCGTCAGTGTATGCGATCTGACACCAAACGCCATCTGGCCTTTGGGGTAGGGTGCGGGATGATGCTGATCTTTACCCTATTAATCGCGCGAGGAGGACTCTCGATTTACCAACAGTATTTCATTGGACCACCGCAGGAATTAGCCGTCATCGCCGGTTATAACTTAGGCCCGGATGACCGATTGATTCAATTTGGCCGGAAGCGCCCATCCCTCAGTTTTTATGCCAAACGCAAAGTGTACTTTCTCGGGGTGAATGACGAAGAGCTTTCCCAACACCTCGCGGCTCCCGGCCGAAAAATGGCCATTATCCAAACTCAGCTTCGAGGACAACTTCCCGAAGCCATGGCCCATTGGATCGTCGTTCTGGACCACGGCGGTTTTTCTCTCCTCACCAGCGAACCGCTGTTGTAA
- a CDS encoding homoserine dehydrogenase has translation MRKTIQVGLIGFGTVGTGVVKILQENAGLITKRVGVPVALVRIADLDVKTDRGVSVPQGVLTTDVRDILDDSAIDIVVELIGGHEPAKQFILQALERKKCVVTANKALLADHGEEIFEAAFKAGVDLGFEASVGGGIPIIRSLTEGLAANRIWSITGIMNGTSNYILTRMTNEHRDFDEILQEAKREGYAEADPSLDVDGVDAAHKLAIMVNLAYGTPVPMGAIYTEGISRISTIDIEFARELGFTIKLLGIAKLHEHAIEARVHPALVPAGSPIAQVNGVYNAIHLIGDAVGDVVLYGKGAGSLPTASAVVGDIIDLARNRVAGVAGRVPVTSFKWESREPIAIRPMEDIESRYYLRCMVKDQPGVLSSISGILGQREISISSVLQKGRKEGQTVPLVILTHRSVERAVQSALQEINALPMVSEPTTLLRMEGVE, from the coding sequence ATGCGAAAGACGATTCAGGTTGGGCTGATCGGGTTTGGAACGGTGGGAACAGGAGTCGTCAAGATTCTCCAGGAAAATGCCGGTCTCATCACGAAGCGTGTTGGAGTTCCGGTGGCACTCGTGCGAATTGCGGACTTGGATGTGAAAACCGATCGCGGAGTATCGGTACCTCAAGGGGTCCTCACGACGGATGTCAGGGACATTCTCGATGATTCGGCTATTGACATAGTGGTGGAATTAATTGGCGGGCATGAACCGGCCAAACAATTTATTCTTCAGGCGCTTGAACGAAAAAAGTGTGTGGTCACGGCGAATAAAGCGTTGTTGGCCGACCATGGAGAAGAGATATTTGAAGCGGCATTCAAGGCAGGCGTTGATCTCGGGTTTGAAGCGAGTGTGGGGGGAGGTATTCCCATCATTCGATCGCTTACCGAAGGCTTAGCGGCAAACAGAATCTGGTCGATTACGGGGATTATGAATGGCACGTCAAATTATATTCTGACCCGGATGACCAATGAACACCGTGATTTTGATGAAATATTACAGGAAGCGAAGCGGGAAGGGTATGCCGAAGCGGATCCCTCGCTGGATGTTGATGGGGTGGACGCCGCACATAAATTGGCTATCATGGTGAATCTTGCGTATGGGACTCCCGTGCCCATGGGAGCCATCTATACTGAGGGCATTTCCCGCATTTCGACGATAGATATTGAATTTGCCCGTGAACTCGGATTTACGATTAAATTGCTGGGAATCGCCAAGCTTCACGAGCATGCCATTGAGGCACGAGTACATCCCGCCTTGGTGCCGGCGGGATCTCCCATTGCACAGGTCAATGGAGTCTACAATGCCATTCATCTGATTGGTGACGCGGTGGGAGATGTTGTGCTCTACGGCAAAGGGGCCGGTTCGCTTCCCACAGCCAGTGCCGTGGTGGGGGACATCATCGATTTGGCGCGCAATCGTGTCGCCGGGGTTGCCGGCCGCGTTCCTGTGACCTCATTCAAATGGGAATCACGTGAGCCTATTGCCATACGACCGATGGAGGACATTGAAAGCCGGTATTATTTGCGGTGCATGGTCAAAGATCAACCCGGCGTTCTATCGTCCATATCGGGAATTCTTGGACAGCGTGAGATCAGCATCTCGTCTGTCCTGCAAAAAGGGCGGAAGGAAGGACAAACGGTGCCGTTGGTCATCTTGACACATCGCTCGGTGGAGCGGGCGGTTCAATCGGCACTCCAGGAGATTAATGCACTTCCCATGGTATCAGAGCCAACGACGTTATTACGGATGGAAGGGGTGGAATAA
- a CDS encoding MerR family transcriptional regulator — MGVGTKYEDKAFYKIGEVADLTNLPAYVLRFWESEFIFLKPKKSQGKHRVYSKADIETVFEIKRMLYDEGYTIAGLKRYWYRKKRSEKAVQVPKDRVEKAKVELQGILKILGRTTV; from the coding sequence ATGGGGGTTGGCACCAAATACGAGGATAAGGCCTTTTATAAAATAGGGGAAGTCGCCGATTTGACGAATCTTCCCGCGTATGTCCTGCGGTTTTGGGAGTCGGAATTCATTTTTCTTAAACCTAAGAAAAGTCAGGGCAAACACCGGGTCTATTCGAAAGCCGACATTGAAACGGTCTTTGAAATAAAACGCATGCTCTATGATGAAGGGTATACGATTGCGGGCCTGAAGCGATATTGGTATCGCAAAAAACGGTCGGAAAAAGCCGTCCAAGTCCCAAAAGACCGAGTGGAAAAAGCAAAGGTGGAACTGCAAGGTATTCTGAAAATTTTGGGGCGAACGACGGTGTAG
- a CDS encoding citramalate synthase, giving the protein MNSKFPVIEIYDTTLRDGAQAEDVSFSVEDKVRIALKLDELGVHFIEGGWPGANPKDIEFFQIMKSTPLQHAKIVAFGSTRKAKNTAKADPTLEALLSAETDIVTIFGKSWTLHVTEALETTLAINLELIADSISYLRSRGRQVFYDAEHFFDGYKTDPAYAMKTIQVAAEAGAERIVLCDTNGGTMPWDIGEIFAEIRRNCSVPLGIHAHNDAEVGVANSLIAVQAGAIQVQGTINGIGERCGNANLCSVMANLELKMEATALGDGRLAHLRTISHYVAEMANLTPNKRQPYVGDTAFAHKGGVHIHAVQKNPLTYEHVNPDIVGNHRRVLISDSSGRSAVFGKMETFGLDLPQDNPKVLELLDSLKTLEYEGYQFEGAEGSFELLVRKAMGTYTPSFEFLGCRIIVEKRKTNEDAICEATIMVKVGEVIEHTAAVGNGPVNALDHALRKALEHFYPQLKEVKLLDYKVRVLTGRHGTGSRVRVLIESGDHKEKWGTVGVSENIIEASWQALADSIEYKLMKEKP; this is encoded by the coding sequence ATGAATTCCAAATTTCCGGTCATCGAAATCTACGATACGACCCTCCGGGATGGAGCTCAGGCCGAAGATGTCAGCTTTTCGGTGGAGGATAAGGTTCGCATCGCCCTTAAATTAGATGAGCTGGGGGTCCATTTCATAGAAGGAGGGTGGCCCGGAGCCAACCCGAAGGACATTGAGTTTTTCCAAATCATGAAATCGACTCCCTTGCAGCACGCCAAAATTGTGGCATTTGGTTCGACGCGAAAAGCCAAAAATACGGCCAAGGCCGATCCGACGCTGGAAGCCCTCTTATCCGCTGAAACGGATATTGTGACCATCTTTGGGAAAAGTTGGACTCTCCATGTGACGGAAGCCTTGGAAACGACGTTGGCCATCAATTTAGAACTGATTGCCGATTCCATCTCCTATCTCCGGTCGAGGGGACGGCAGGTTTTTTACGATGCCGAACATTTTTTCGATGGTTATAAAACGGATCCCGCCTACGCCATGAAAACCATTCAAGTTGCGGCAGAAGCGGGGGCGGAGCGGATCGTGTTGTGTGATACCAATGGGGGAACGATGCCATGGGATATCGGGGAGATCTTTGCCGAAATCCGCAGGAACTGTTCTGTGCCGTTAGGCATCCATGCACACAATGATGCGGAGGTAGGAGTCGCCAATTCATTGATTGCCGTGCAAGCGGGAGCGATCCAGGTCCAGGGAACGATCAATGGCATCGGAGAGCGGTGCGGGAATGCCAACCTGTGTTCCGTGATGGCCAATTTGGAATTAAAAATGGAGGCAACAGCGCTGGGGGATGGACGTTTGGCGCACCTTCGTACGATTTCTCATTATGTGGCCGAAATGGCCAATCTGACTCCCAATAAACGGCAGCCTTATGTGGGAGATACGGCGTTTGCGCATAAAGGGGGAGTGCATATTCATGCGGTGCAAAAAAACCCGCTCACTTATGAACATGTGAATCCCGATATCGTCGGCAATCATCGCCGCGTCTTAATTTCCGATAGCAGCGGACGAAGTGCCGTGTTTGGAAAGATGGAAACCTTCGGACTGGATCTTCCTCAGGATAATCCCAAGGTCCTCGAATTACTGGATTCTCTCAAAACGTTGGAATATGAGGGCTACCAATTCGAAGGCGCAGAAGGGTCTTTTGAATTATTAGTGCGGAAAGCCATGGGGACCTATACCCCATCCTTCGAATTCCTGGGGTGCCGGATCATTGTGGAAAAACGGAAAACGAATGAAGACGCTATTTGCGAAGCCACGATTATGGTCAAAGTCGGGGAAGTGATTGAACACACCGCGGCCGTCGGTAATGGGCCGGTGAATGCGCTCGATCATGCCCTTCGGAAAGCGCTGGAGCATTTCTATCCGCAGTTAAAGGAAGTTAAACTTCTAGATTATAAGGTCCGTGTGTTGACGGGGCGACATGGAACGGGTTCTCGTGTGCGAGTCCTGATTGAGTCGGGAGATCACAAGGAAAAATGGGGTACGGTCGGGGTATCGGAGAACATCATTGAAGCCAGTTGGCAGGCCCTGGCCGACAGTATTGAGTATAAGCTCATGAAGGAGAAGCCATAA
- a CDS encoding threonine synthase, with amino-acid sequence MIPWRGIIEEYRKFLPVGEQTPIVSLLEGNTPLIPAKRLAGKICPGLGLYLKIEGANPTGSFKDRGMTLAVSKAVENKARGLMCASTGNTSASAAAYGAKAGLPVYVVVPAGNIALGKLTQALMHGARVIQIEGNFDQALTIVKDLCEETAIELVNSINPFRLEGQKTAAMEICEQLGYAPVIHALPVGNAGNITAYWQGYREYHKAGQTQGVPRMFGFQAEGAAPLVRGHVVEEPKTVASAIRIGNPASWCLALEAVEESHGYLDMVSDEEILRAYQMVASEEGVFCEPASAASLAGIDKMHRAGLLPKEGDIVCTLTGHGLKDPDTAISVSYRPVTVPATHEAVRAQLTNQ; translated from the coding sequence ATGATTCCTTGGCGTGGCATTATCGAGGAATATCGGAAATTCCTCCCGGTGGGAGAGCAGACTCCGATCGTGTCACTACTGGAGGGGAATACCCCACTTATTCCAGCAAAGCGCTTAGCCGGTAAAATTTGTCCTGGCCTGGGACTGTATCTAAAAATAGAAGGGGCCAACCCAACCGGTTCCTTTAAGGACCGGGGGATGACACTGGCGGTTTCCAAGGCCGTAGAAAACAAGGCCAGGGGCCTCATGTGCGCCTCGACAGGCAACACCTCCGCTTCGGCAGCGGCCTATGGGGCGAAGGCGGGGTTGCCGGTATACGTCGTTGTGCCGGCAGGGAATATCGCATTGGGTAAATTGACGCAGGCACTCATGCATGGGGCCCGAGTCATTCAGATCGAAGGAAACTTTGATCAGGCCTTAACGATCGTAAAAGATCTGTGCGAGGAAACCGCCATTGAACTGGTCAATTCAATTAACCCGTTTCGTTTGGAGGGCCAGAAAACGGCGGCCATGGAAATTTGTGAACAGTTAGGGTATGCCCCGGTCATTCATGCCCTCCCGGTTGGGAACGCCGGGAATATTACGGCGTATTGGCAAGGATATCGGGAGTACCACAAGGCCGGACAAACCCAAGGGGTGCCTCGTATGTTCGGGTTTCAAGCGGAAGGAGCCGCGCCCTTGGTCAGGGGGCATGTCGTGGAGGAGCCGAAAACCGTTGCTTCAGCTATTCGGATTGGCAATCCGGCCAGTTGGTGCCTGGCACTGGAAGCAGTGGAGGAATCTCACGGTTACCTGGACATGGTGTCGGACGAAGAAATTCTCCGAGCCTATCAAATGGTGGCGAGTGAAGAAGGGGTCTTTTGCGAGCCCGCTTCCGCTGCGTCTCTGGCTGGGATTGACAAAATGCATCGCGCCGGATTGTTGCCGAAAGAGGGGGATATTGTGTGTACCTTAACGGGACACGGGTTAAAGGATCCAGATACGGCCATCTCGGTTTCCTATCGACCGGTGACGGTTCCTGCAACACATGAAGCGGTCAGGGCGCAATTAACGAATCAATAA